A genomic region of Punica granatum isolate Tunisia-2019 unplaced genomic scaffold, ASM765513v2 Contig00116, whole genome shotgun sequence contains the following coding sequences:
- the LOC116190090 gene encoding uncharacterized protein LOC116190090, producing the protein MTYDPEHTCGRRIENKLVTREWVAEKLIPWLRTQPNMSTQQIFEFFIHTYQVKLHDAMVFRATKLAKQKCEGEEREQYAMLRDYAHEILRSNPGSIGLDAAIKEVCDGAPHRFCSRHIWANLTKHAKYNGGELRRAFWNCAKASTPQRFTLCMNALRRINQTIAKVWDLTGIPCKHAIAAMLYNSQRPEKFVNPLLRKEVTDKDYEPFIHPISGQDYRERTPDDLVLPPKMKRQPGKPKKQRKKANPHKLKRQLNDLRCGKCGEMRHTKRKYTGQLVVKGKKDRHGASTSGGAPSGSGLAEAENLNVQVEMNENMEVTTEEMNISQESAPPQPS; encoded by the exons ATGACATATGATCCTGAGCACACTTGTGGAAGAAGGATCGAGAACAAGCTGGTAACAAGGGAGTGGGTTGCAGAGAAGTTAATTCCCTGGTTGAGGACCCAGCCAAACATGTCTACACAGCAGATATTTGAGTTCTTCATTCACACTTACCAGGTGAAGTTGCATGATGCAATGGTTTTTAGGGCCACCAAGCTGGCCAAGCAAAAGTGTgaaggtgaagaaagggagcAGTATGCAATGCTGAGAGATTATGCCCATGAGATTTTAAGATCCAACCCTGGTTCGATT GGGTTGGATGCTGCAATCAAAGAAGTATGTGATGGTGCACCCCACAGATTTTGCAGCAGGCATATCTGGGCAAACCTGACCAAGCATGCTAAGTACAATGGTGGTGAACTGCGAAGAGCATTTTGGAATTGTGCCAAAGCATCAACTCCACAAAGGTTCACGCTGTGCATGAATGCTCTTCGAAGGATCAACCAAACAATTGCAAA AGTATGGGACTTGACTGGCATACCATGCAAGCATGCCATTGCTGCCATGTTGTACAATAGCCAGAGGCCAGAGAAGTTTGTCAATCCTCTCTTAAGGAAAGAGGTCACAGATAAAGATTATGAACCTTTCATACATCCCATCAGTGGTCAAGATTACCGGGAGAGGACTCCTGATGACCTTGTCCTTCCTCCAAAGATGAAAAGACAACCAGGAAAACCCAAGAAGCAGAGGAAGAAGGCTAACCCTCACAAGTTAAAGAGACAGTTGAATGATCTAAGGTGTGGCAAGTGTGGAGAAATGAGGCACACTAAGCGAAAATATACTGGACAACTAGTTGTTAAGGGGAAAAAGGACAGGCATGGTGCTTCTACTTCAGGTGGTGCTCCGAGTGGTTCTGGGCTAGCTGAAGCAGAGAATCTGAATGTTCAAGTGGAAATGAATGAGAATATGGAAGTTACAACAGAAGAAATGAATATATCGCAAGAATCTGCTCCACCCCAACCCTCATAG